A section of the Leptospira kobayashii genome encodes:
- a CDS encoding metal ABC transporter permease — protein MILGGILGALLSVLGILLVLRNMTFFGITLSQAVGFSVAFCLFMDWDREIYPILLSCLLIIPIILMRRISHIKEDVILGILFVFFASISQVLLALGGNVQNHLMASYFGDILTSQVKLNSFGIWTAGIAFFIYLAYFRRFLFLSFDRDEYRIQIGNPFFFDILFYLILASAVTVAVNVLGSFYSIAHLLIPVFTLLPFVRSTKILALVSVLFSITGTIAGFFLSLTGFSHLGETIYFPTSSMIIVFMCVFSFLILGVRSLFKRLF, from the coding sequence ATGATTCTCGGGGGAATTTTAGGAGCTCTCCTCAGTGTTCTTGGAATTCTCTTGGTACTCAGAAATATGACTTTCTTCGGAATCACTCTTTCGCAAGCGGTGGGTTTTTCCGTAGCATTTTGTTTGTTTATGGATTGGGATCGTGAGATCTATCCTATTTTATTGTCCTGTTTGCTCATCATTCCCATCATTTTGATGAGAAGAATTTCCCATATCAAAGAGGATGTGATTTTGGGAATTTTATTTGTGTTCTTTGCTTCCATTTCGCAAGTGTTACTTGCGTTAGGTGGCAATGTTCAAAATCATTTGATGGCTTCCTATTTCGGAGATATTTTAACTTCACAGGTGAAATTGAATTCATTCGGAATCTGGACTGCAGGAATCGCATTTTTCATCTATCTGGCTTATTTCCGGCGATTTTTATTCCTAAGTTTCGATCGGGACGAATATAGAATTCAAATCGGAAACCCATTCTTTTTTGATATTCTGTTTTATTTGATTTTGGCCTCCGCTGTCACAGTGGCGGTCAATGTTTTGGGTTCCTTTTATTCCATCGCCCATCTCTTGATCCCCGTATTTACACTTTTACCTTTCGTTCGCTCAACTAAGATTCTGGCACTTGTATCGGTTTTGTTTTCCATAACAGGTACTATCGCAGGATTTTTTCTGAGCCTCACCGGGTTCTCTCATTTAGGCGAGACTATTTATTTTCCTACTTCGTCTATGATCATCGTATTTATGTGCGTATTTTCATTTTTGATTTTAGGAGTCAGGAGTTTATTCAAAAGGCTGTTCTGA
- a CDS encoding glycosyltransferase family 2 protein yields MKKKSVSFVIPCLNEEQTLPYVLTKLVKIKKDLSASFDVEILVSDNGSTDKSSQVAKSFGARVVPCATKGYGAALDSGIRNAKSEIIVFADADDTYDFLEAPALIQSLVQGNYDMVIGSRLDGKIHKGAMPFLHRYLGTPVINFIINLLYAKKTKIRDSNSGFRCFTKEAYLSWNVKSTGMEFASELLIQSLLHESKIHHVPVSLWPDKEGRIPHLKTWRDGMRHLLRILFYAPHLFEWMGIGLFILSYSNLLVGTFTGIVHFDGFNLYGGHSMIVFSFFSIMGVQIWGTGLSIATKQNRISKYYKKLLDLPEDKLFFFALFGALTLISSLVYTIIQWKKNQYQFINFEHQLLFLTTTSLSIFVITFQTVSAHIMKRE; encoded by the coding sequence ATGAAAAAAAAATCCGTTAGTTTTGTAATTCCCTGTTTGAATGAAGAACAAACTCTTCCTTATGTTTTGACAAAATTGGTCAAAATCAAAAAAGATCTAAGCGCAAGTTTTGATGTCGAAATCTTGGTTTCGGACAACGGAAGCACCGACAAATCTTCGCAAGTTGCCAAATCCTTCGGAGCAAGAGTAGTTCCTTGTGCTACCAAAGGTTACGGTGCCGCTTTGGATTCGGGAATACGCAATGCGAAGAGCGAAATCATAGTATTTGCAGACGCGGATGATACTTATGATTTTCTAGAGGCGCCTGCCCTCATCCAAAGCCTTGTACAAGGCAATTATGATATGGTGATCGGATCCCGACTGGACGGAAAGATCCATAAAGGAGCAATGCCTTTTTTACACAGATATCTCGGAACTCCTGTAATCAACTTCATCATCAATTTATTATATGCGAAAAAAACAAAGATCAGAGATTCCAACTCAGGATTCAGATGTTTTACCAAAGAAGCTTACCTTTCCTGGAATGTAAAAAGTACGGGAATGGAATTTGCTTCGGAACTTTTGATCCAATCTTTGCTTCATGAATCCAAAATCCATCACGTCCCTGTTTCCCTTTGGCCGGACAAAGAAGGTAGAATCCCTCACCTAAAAACATGGAGAGACGGAATGCGTCATCTGCTTCGCATTTTATTCTATGCCCCTCATCTTTTCGAATGGATGGGGATCGGACTTTTTATACTATCTTATAGCAATCTGCTTGTGGGAACATTTACAGGCATCGTCCATTTCGACGGGTTCAATTTGTACGGCGGTCATTCAATGATCGTATTTTCTTTTTTCAGTATCATGGGAGTTCAGATCTGGGGGACAGGTCTTTCCATCGCTACCAAACAGAACAGAATATCGAAATACTATAAAAAACTATTGGATCTTCCCGAAGACAAATTGTTCTTCTTTGCATTGTTCGGCGCTTTGACTTTGATTTCTTCTTTGGTTTATACGATCATTCAATGGAAAAAAAACCAATACCAGTTTATCAACTTTGAGCACCAGTTGTTATTTCTAACAACGACAAGCCTTTCTATTTTCGTGATCACCTTTCAAACCGTTTCCGCTCATATCATGAAACGGGAATGA
- a CDS encoding metal ABC transporter substrate-binding protein has translation MKSIFRFLSLSGFCSVLLISSGLQAKVSLVATTTDIKYIAEQIAGDRAEVYGMIRGVDDPHFIMTRPDFLVRLNQADILCVVGLDLEVGWVPFLQQQSRNIKIQKGQPGYCDTSVQVKILGEPTVMMDRSMGDMHIYGNPHFWNDPINAIQMAENIKNALTRVDPLNHEYYDENFAGFKKRLILLTKEELKKMEPYFGMKVAVFHDQFVYLANRFKFTANLSIEERPGVPPSVRYMDQVVSYMIAEKIKIILLGPYHNPKYAEYVSSKVPGSVVLIMPVSVGGTPEATSYEETLKIMLQKIRDASDKTK, from the coding sequence ATGAAGAGCATTTTTAGATTTTTGTCTTTATCCGGTTTTTGTTCCGTTCTTTTGATTTCCTCCGGTTTGCAGGCAAAAGTTTCTTTGGTTGCGACCACAACGGATATAAAATACATCGCAGAACAAATAGCAGGTGATCGGGCGGAAGTCTACGGAATGATCCGCGGGGTGGATGATCCTCATTTTATCATGACAAGACCTGACTTTCTTGTTCGTTTGAACCAAGCGGATATTCTCTGCGTGGTCGGATTGGATTTGGAAGTAGGTTGGGTGCCTTTTCTACAACAGCAATCCAGAAATATCAAAATTCAAAAAGGACAACCGGGATACTGCGATACTTCGGTACAAGTAAAAATTCTCGGAGAGCCGACCGTGATGATGGATCGTTCCATGGGAGATATGCATATCTACGGCAATCCGCATTTTTGGAATGATCCCATCAATGCGATTCAGATGGCGGAAAATATAAAAAATGCGCTCACGAGGGTGGATCCTCTCAACCACGAGTATTATGATGAAAATTTTGCCGGTTTCAAAAAAAGGCTGATTCTTCTTACGAAAGAAGAACTCAAAAAAATGGAACCTTATTTTGGAATGAAGGTGGCCGTATTTCATGACCAGTTTGTTTATCTGGCCAATCGTTTTAAATTTACCGCCAACCTTTCCATAGAAGAGAGACCGGGAGTTCCACCTTCGGTTCGTTATATGGATCAGGTTGTGAGTTATATGATTGCCGAAAAAATAAAAATCATCTTGCTCGGACCATACCACAACCCAAAATATGCCGAGTACGTTTCTTCCAAGGTTCCGGGGAGCGTTGTTCTCATTATGCCGGTTTCCGTCGGAGGAACACCGGAAGCGACCAGTTACGAAGAGACTTTAAAGATCATGCTTCAGAAGATTAGAGATGCTAGCGACAAAACCAAATAA
- a CDS encoding DJ-1/PfpI family protein: protein MSFKFCFTSRWFRVFPFALLLFAYDCAQLQSFGKVDIMDVSILSQKSYKMNHDSSKRTVVILADSEGTEITDLLVPFSVLKQSGFNVYILSNKKSPVTLWKGLVVLPHFSVTEFPHQYDAVVVPYLTHTEDEDLISFLSKSDKRILSVCEGARLVANTEKFNGRKMTTHATSISELETIYPRIKWQRGKKYEKDGDLISTAGVASSIEGSLFLVRELAGEAALQTAMKNINYPFATLRKDYPGEPLSFSDKWGIAKKVLFDNDPKIAIEIHPDIDEMHLALTLDAWARTFPSKIEAVANGFVKSKNGLFLSGAQNYLDHDLRICPGECDEKNFTKRTLRVSGKKAFTMDANLELIEKEYGERFSKTVRRMIDY, encoded by the coding sequence ATGAGTTTTAAGTTTTGTTTTACGTCACGATGGTTTCGTGTTTTTCCGTTTGCTTTGTTATTATTTGCCTATGACTGCGCGCAGTTGCAGAGTTTCGGTAAAGTGGACATCATGGATGTTTCCATCTTAAGTCAAAAATCATACAAGATGAATCACGATTCTTCGAAACGGACAGTAGTGATTTTGGCGGATTCGGAAGGAACGGAAATAACGGATTTACTTGTTCCTTTCTCAGTATTAAAACAATCAGGTTTCAATGTTTATATCCTTTCCAATAAAAAATCACCTGTGACTCTTTGGAAAGGATTGGTAGTGTTGCCTCATTTTTCGGTAACTGAATTTCCACATCAGTATGATGCGGTCGTTGTTCCTTATCTGACACACACGGAAGATGAGGATCTTATTTCATTTCTTTCTAAGTCGGATAAAAGGATTCTTTCCGTTTGTGAAGGAGCAAGACTCGTCGCAAATACGGAAAAATTTAACGGGCGCAAGATGACGACTCATGCAACTTCGATCTCTGAGCTCGAAACAATTTATCCTCGGATCAAATGGCAAAGAGGTAAAAAATACGAAAAAGACGGCGATCTGATTAGTACTGCCGGCGTAGCTTCCAGCATAGAAGGATCTCTTTTTCTCGTCCGTGAACTTGCAGGGGAAGCGGCTTTGCAAACTGCAATGAAAAACATCAATTACCCTTTTGCAACTCTCAGAAAGGATTATCCCGGTGAACCGCTTTCTTTTTCCGATAAATGGGGGATCGCAAAAAAAGTGTTATTCGACAATGATCCTAAGATCGCAATTGAAATTCATCCGGATATTGATGAAATGCATTTGGCTCTGACGTTAGATGCTTGGGCGCGCACTTTTCCATCGAAGATTGAAGCGGTAGCGAACGGATTTGTGAAATCAAAAAACGGATTATTCTTATCGGGAGCGCAGAATTATCTGGATCATGATTTGAGGATTTGTCCGGGAGAATGCGATGAGAAAAATTTTACAAAAAGAACGTTGCGTGTTTCCGGTAAGAAGGCGTTTACCATGGATGCAAATTTGGAATTGATCGAAAAGGAATACGGAGAACGATTTTCAAAGACGGTTCGTCGTATGATCGATTATTAA
- a CDS encoding metal ABC transporter ATP-binding protein — translation MLATKPNKIQIFSSFLKAENLSVGYRKGFPIVSGVSFEVNPGRTYALTGGNGAGKTTLFRTLTGLLPPIAGEIQFPVLKSTSYVPQAKKMRLDFPLSVKEVLRMPANVGLSFLPKRKFTEDELVLIERTGVGKYLNKQISECSGGQLQRVLILRSLFTKANLIFLDEPMDSLDHESRELFQLILEEYIATDNRSLFVITHSLTNDWRQEFSEIFEIDEGKFYKISQGEKPPHCHHHD, via the coding sequence ATGCTAGCGACAAAACCAAATAAGATTCAGATTTTTTCCTCCTTCTTAAAAGCGGAAAATCTATCCGTAGGATACAGAAAGGGATTTCCTATCGTTTCCGGAGTTAGCTTTGAAGTGAACCCCGGCAGAACCTATGCTCTGACCGGAGGGAATGGTGCGGGCAAAACCACTTTGTTCCGAACACTTACCGGACTACTTCCTCCGATTGCGGGAGAAATCCAATTCCCCGTTCTTAAATCCACATCTTACGTTCCACAGGCAAAAAAGATGCGATTGGATTTTCCCCTTTCCGTGAAAGAAGTATTGCGTATGCCTGCCAATGTGGGTTTGAGTTTTTTGCCCAAAAGAAAATTCACGGAAGATGAATTGGTTCTGATCGAACGCACAGGCGTTGGGAAATATTTAAATAAACAAATTTCGGAATGCAGCGGTGGGCAATTGCAGCGGGTTCTGATTTTGAGATCCTTATTCACCAAAGCAAATCTGATCTTTTTAGATGAACCGATGGACTCGTTGGATCATGAATCGAGAGAACTTTTCCAACTGATCCTGGAAGAATATATCGCAACAGACAACCGTTCCCTGTTTGTCATTACTCATAGTTTAACTAACGATTGGCGACAAGAGTTTTCCGAAATCTTTGAGATTGACGAAGGCAAGTTTTATAAAATTTCCCAAGGGGAAAAACCCCCTCATTGCCATCACCATGACTAG
- a CDS encoding AraC family transcriptional regulator yields MSVNGIAWTGSDAFIAFELAGAFFSIVIGLGFLIRSDLRKNGLSALLFCLVALPQLSVSMELLGFYERLPGLGLLLPPFYIFLGPLTYAYFHQIIDREFLWKKHHFYHLIPFGLAYGILIPVYGQPRDVSHTHIWLDVVLLLIMLYVLVFLFLALLDLWVLLKTSISPLPGIYRLTIVYVLIAISDVVFLVWYQFEKSELGMVLSFGLLTVLSVLIFWGMQVYPDYLISMRKEAARGRYVKSRLRGIDSTDVIGRIRELMEMEHLYADEDLSLGRMAEALDILPHQLSEILNNQLNSSFKNFVNGHRIAAACKLLTEEPLRQILSISGAVGFSSKSSFHSEFLKVTGTTPTDYRKKAVGPGV; encoded by the coding sequence ATGTCCGTAAACGGGATAGCCTGGACAGGTTCGGACGCATTCATTGCTTTTGAGTTGGCGGGGGCATTCTTTTCTATTGTAATCGGTTTGGGTTTTCTCATTCGATCGGATCTCCGTAAAAACGGTTTGTCAGCGCTACTTTTTTGTTTGGTGGCATTGCCTCAATTGAGCGTTTCGATGGAATTGCTCGGGTTTTACGAGCGTTTGCCAGGATTGGGATTATTGCTTCCTCCCTTCTATATTTTTTTAGGACCTTTGACTTACGCTTATTTTCACCAGATAATCGATCGTGAGTTTCTTTGGAAAAAACATCACTTTTATCATCTGATTCCTTTCGGACTTGCTTACGGAATACTTATCCCTGTTTACGGACAACCGCGAGACGTCTCACATACTCATATTTGGTTGGATGTTGTTCTTCTATTGATCATGCTTTATGTATTGGTATTTCTCTTTCTGGCATTACTTGATTTATGGGTTTTGTTAAAAACAAGCATATCACCGCTTCCCGGCATTTACCGGCTAACTATAGTTTATGTCCTTATTGCGATTTCGGATGTGGTATTTCTAGTATGGTATCAGTTCGAAAAGTCGGAACTGGGGATGGTACTTTCTTTCGGGTTACTTACCGTTCTTTCCGTATTGATTTTTTGGGGAATGCAAGTGTATCCTGACTACCTGATTTCGATGCGAAAAGAAGCAGCTAGAGGTCGTTATGTGAAATCAAGATTGAGAGGGATTGATTCCACCGATGTGATCGGCAGAATCCGTGAATTGATGGAGATGGAACATCTCTATGCCGATGAAGATCTCAGTTTGGGAAGGATGGCGGAAGCACTCGATATTCTTCCACACCAGCTTTCCGAAATCCTAAACAATCAACTGAATTCGAGTTTCAAAAATTTCGTAAACGGACATCGAATCGCTGCCGCCTGCAAACTGCTTACGGAAGAACCTTTGCGACAGATACTTTCCATCTCGGGCGCAGTGGGGTTTAGTTCAAAATCATCCTTTCATTCGGAGTTTTTGAAAGTAACCGGGACCACGCCCACAGACTATCGAAAAAAGGCAGTAGGTCCGGGGGTATAA
- a CDS encoding LA_3751/LA_3752 family putative glycosyltransferase, with protein sequence MKIRSLRVLIFFLVCLYPLLHRIQWNGDSVFVGSDPEIKLYQVEALRKGTNFSEKLQCYFPAKDLGFETKQIPIGYPWAFFKKDGTCYFQYPVLFTLVQSSIGFLFPIHWMTYIPILFFFLNLILTDKLLRELGVKEKISIVVSILIHFFSFLFLSTLDYSELTLTNFFALISVLSYFRIEKSPTLLYNLAFAFSVNFSFQLRPEVTIGIVFFIIVHFLLSGNKRTWIRNHFLSGIIAVLVLGCISFFNYKLYGHVFGMRGMNTIQDVDTFSNRSYIGSWIADLWGSESKIGIFKGYPLFFVFLSGIFFLKRTNVISKSLFLSGLLFIFLVPILSPYRAGVDIFGMRYYEIGAYLTAIGFFSLYLEFPKQKPIHFLLILSLLTSMYFGYKSDLRAIRIWKSSAEMYHVLKKEINTAKPMLIVHRGLSLSYLMGGSYLEIPQVVAYTENDWIEIQEKSKSLNLKQILFLFWPGNSLYNEEIPKSIWKTKFDLSWMPSEDLYETKEEISVFHIRMKQFVLKSER encoded by the coding sequence ATGAAGATTAGATCCCTGAGAGTTTTAATTTTCTTTCTCGTCTGTCTTTATCCTTTATTACACAGAATCCAGTGGAACGGAGATTCTGTGTTTGTGGGAAGCGATCCTGAGATCAAATTGTATCAAGTGGAAGCACTCCGAAAAGGAACGAACTTTTCGGAAAAATTGCAATGTTATTTTCCCGCCAAGGATTTAGGATTTGAAACCAAACAGATTCCGATCGGTTATCCTTGGGCATTTTTTAAAAAAGATGGCACCTGCTATTTTCAATACCCCGTTCTATTTACACTCGTACAATCTTCGATAGGGTTTTTGTTTCCGATCCATTGGATGACTTATATTCCCATCCTATTCTTTTTTTTGAATCTGATACTAACGGATAAACTATTGAGGGAACTTGGAGTAAAAGAAAAAATATCGATCGTAGTCTCCATACTTATACATTTTTTCAGTTTTTTATTTTTATCCACTCTTGATTACTCCGAGCTGACACTTACCAATTTTTTTGCACTGATCTCGGTTTTAAGTTATTTCCGGATTGAGAAGAGCCCCACCCTACTTTACAATTTGGCTTTCGCATTTTCAGTCAATTTCAGTTTTCAGCTTCGCCCGGAAGTGACGATCGGAATCGTCTTTTTTATCATAGTTCATTTTTTACTTTCGGGGAATAAACGGACTTGGATACGAAATCATTTTTTATCAGGAATCATCGCAGTTCTTGTTTTGGGATGTATCTCTTTTTTCAATTACAAACTGTACGGTCATGTCTTCGGAATGAGAGGAATGAATACGATCCAGGACGTGGATACATTCTCTAACAGATCTTATATCGGTTCCTGGATCGCCGACCTTTGGGGTTCCGAATCCAAAATAGGAATATTCAAAGGATACCCGCTATTTTTCGTATTTCTTTCAGGGATCTTTTTTTTGAAACGAACCAATGTGATTTCAAAAAGTCTGTTCCTTTCGGGACTCTTGTTTATTTTTCTTGTTCCCATACTTTCCCCCTACCGCGCCGGTGTGGATATTTTCGGGATGAGATATTATGAGATAGGTGCTTATCTGACTGCGATCGGATTTTTTTCTTTGTATTTGGAATTCCCGAAACAAAAGCCCATCCATTTCCTTTTGATCCTATCTTTGCTAACCTCGATGTATTTCGGATACAAATCAGATTTACGGGCAATCCGTATTTGGAAATCTTCTGCGGAAATGTATCATGTTTTGAAAAAAGAAATAAATACCGCAAAACCTATGTTAATTGTCCATAGAGGACTTTCCTTAAGTTATCTGATGGGAGGATCCTATCTTGAGATTCCCCAGGTAGTGGCTTATACGGAAAACGACTGGATCGAAATACAAGAAAAATCAAAATCCTTAAACCTGAAACAAATCCTGTTTTTATTCTGGCCGGGTAACTCACTCTATAATGAAGAGATACCCAAATCCATTTGGAAAACCAAGTTTGATCTAAGTTGGATGCCTTCGGAAGATCTATATGAAACGAAAGAAGAGATCTCCGTCTTTCACATTAGAATGAAACAGTTCGTATTGAAATCGGAAAGGTAA
- the tmk gene encoding dTMP kinase has product MNYFFVFEGIDGSGKTTLSKLVAENLKAQNRDVIWHREPTDGVHGKKIRSFLSGRISLTVKEQLELFILDRTESVSQIISPNIEKGVIVVQDRYYYSTAAYQAGKEISAEEIIALNEKENFPKPKQVFFLDITPEEARERRKNRGGSEEAFDDDYSQNRIYENYMKILPEGTIFLDASHPLEDLVDAVMECIEI; this is encoded by the coding sequence ATGAATTATTTTTTTGTTTTTGAAGGCATTGATGGCTCGGGGAAAACTACCCTTTCCAAACTTGTTGCAGAGAACTTAAAAGCGCAAAATAGGGATGTAATTTGGCACAGAGAGCCAACTGACGGGGTGCATGGGAAAAAGATCCGCTCCTTTCTCTCGGGAAGAATTTCTTTGACCGTAAAAGAACAATTGGAACTTTTTATTTTAGATAGAACCGAGTCCGTTTCGCAAATAATTTCACCTAACATAGAGAAAGGTGTGATCGTGGTGCAGGATAGATATTATTATTCCACCGCAGCCTACCAGGCAGGAAAGGAAATTTCTGCCGAAGAAATCATCGCATTGAACGAAAAGGAAAATTTTCCCAAACCCAAACAGGTATTTTTCCTGGATATCACTCCGGAGGAAGCGAGAGAACGCCGTAAAAACCGGGGCGGGAGCGAAGAAGCCTTTGACGACGATTATTCGCAAAACAGAATATATGAAAATTATATGAAGATTCTGCCCGAAGGTACGATCTTCCTGGATGCATCGCATCCTTTGGAAGATCTGGTAGATGCAGTGATGGAGTGTATTGAAATTTAA
- a CDS encoding class I SAM-dependent methyltransferase → MEMVSCNTCGNTKFKSLFSKESPLGESFQIVKCNVCSLVQVNPQPSLAEVIRYYSDSYFTQRTDRGYDNYYSDKMKAEISRVFRLNLQDLKFFQWEENYINTILKKKETGAKLRSLDIGCAAGYFVDYMRSRDYSSYGIEVADGPVKFARETLGLEVYQEDFLSWDIGFQNQFDVITLWATIEHLHKPKETLEKIFKHLRPGGCLVLSTCRYGILAKFLGPNWRYLNVPEHLYYYSLPGLLKVLKKIGFESPVSLSYGSGFTSKPNSSVFYKLAKKFADWLVKKTNQGDMLAVLLRKPVETLS, encoded by the coding sequence ATGGAAATGGTTTCATGCAATACCTGTGGGAATACAAAATTCAAATCTTTGTTTTCCAAAGAAAGTCCCCTCGGCGAAAGTTTTCAGATCGTAAAATGCAATGTATGTTCTTTGGTTCAAGTGAACCCGCAACCGAGTCTTGCCGAAGTCATCCGGTACTATTCTGATTCTTATTTTACCCAAAGAACCGATCGGGGTTATGATAATTATTATTCCGACAAAATGAAGGCTGAAATCTCCCGTGTGTTCCGGCTCAATCTTCAGGATCTGAAATTTTTTCAATGGGAGGAGAATTACATAAACACCATTTTGAAAAAGAAAGAAACCGGTGCAAAATTACGATCTTTGGATATAGGATGTGCCGCAGGGTATTTTGTGGATTATATGCGGAGTAGGGATTATTCTTCCTACGGGATTGAAGTCGCTGACGGTCCTGTCAAATTCGCAAGAGAAACATTGGGGTTGGAAGTATATCAGGAAGATTTTTTAAGTTGGGACATAGGTTTTCAAAATCAATTTGATGTGATCACTCTTTGGGCGACGATCGAGCACCTTCACAAACCGAAAGAGACTTTGGAAAAAATATTCAAACACTTGAGACCCGGAGGATGTTTGGTTTTATCCACTTGCAGATACGGAATTTTGGCAAAGTTCCTCGGACCAAACTGGCGTTATTTGAATGTTCCGGAACATTTGTATTATTATTCCTTGCCAGGCCTTTTGAAAGTTTTGAAAAAAATAGGTTTCGAATCTCCGGTTTCCCTTTCTTACGGAAGCGGATTCACCTCCAAACCGAACTCAAGTGTCTTTTACAAATTGGCTAAAAAATTTGCGGATTGGCTTGTGAAGAAAACAAACCAAGGGGATATGCTTGCCGTACTTTTGAGAAAGCCGGTGGAAACACTCTCTTAA